Proteins encoded together in one Planctomyces sp. SH-PL14 window:
- a CDS encoding GNAT family N-acetyltransferase, producing the protein MTGPIELTDDPVPTIPVDDEFSLTPARWEDRAAHLEHLNVSPLIHHYLASIPYPYTEADADEWMREILTRPYTGCDEADWTIRLASGEAVGECWLLSILRGNRAEVGYWMAPAYWGRGIPGRAVRALSLFAMREFDCRKIVATIRDGNGRSRRVLEKAGFAFEATLRSHTVHEGRSYDVHYFGLWRES; encoded by the coding sequence ATGACGGGACCGATCGAGCTGACGGATGACCCGGTACCGACGATTCCGGTCGATGACGAGTTCTCCCTGACTCCGGCGCGGTGGGAGGATCGGGCGGCCCATCTGGAGCATCTCAACGTCAGTCCGCTGATTCACCACTATTTGGCGTCGATTCCCTATCCCTACACCGAGGCGGACGCGGACGAGTGGATGCGGGAGATCCTGACTCGCCCGTACACCGGATGTGACGAGGCGGACTGGACGATCCGGCTGGCGTCCGGCGAAGCCGTGGGAGAGTGCTGGCTGCTCAGCATCCTTCGCGGCAACCGGGCCGAGGTGGGTTACTGGATGGCGCCGGCGTACTGGGGCCGTGGGATTCCTGGGCGGGCGGTGCGGGCGCTGTCGCTGTTTGCGATGCGGGAGTTCGACTGCCGGAAGATCGTGGCCACGATTCGCGATGGCAACGGGCGGTCGCGGCGCGTGCTGGAGAAGGCGGGGTTTGCGTTTGAGGCGACGCTGCGGTCGCACACGGTCCATGAAGGGCGGTCGTACGACGTTCACTACTTCGGCTTGTGGCGAGAAAGCTGA
- the sucD gene encoding succinate--CoA ligase subunit alpha, whose protein sequence is MSILVDRNTKIITQGITGKAGLFHSQQCRAYAQEHRPGEAVMVGGVTPGKGGTEVDGFPVFDSVADAMAKTGANCSLVFVPPPFCADAIMEAADAGIELIVAITEGVPVIDMAKTKRFLQDYPKTRLIGPNCPGVITPGVAKIGIMPGYISKPGPVGLISKSGTLTYEATWQLGNLGLGQSTAVGIGGDPIIGSMYIDLLEMFEKDPGTEAILMIGEIGGNAEIQAAEYIKSHVKKPVAAFIAGATAPPGKRMGHAGAIISGGKGTAAEKMEALKAVGVEIANGPADMGAAMQRAIAKRKK, encoded by the coding sequence ATGAGCATTCTTGTCGACCGCAACACGAAGATCATCACCCAGGGGATCACCGGCAAGGCGGGGCTGTTCCACAGCCAGCAGTGCCGGGCCTACGCCCAGGAGCATCGCCCTGGCGAGGCGGTCATGGTCGGGGGGGTGACGCCGGGTAAGGGCGGGACCGAAGTCGACGGCTTCCCGGTCTTCGATTCGGTGGCCGACGCGATGGCGAAGACCGGCGCGAACTGCTCGCTGGTCTTTGTGCCGCCTCCGTTCTGTGCCGACGCCATCATGGAAGCGGCGGACGCGGGGATCGAGCTGATCGTCGCCATCACCGAGGGTGTCCCGGTGATCGACATGGCGAAGACGAAGCGGTTCCTGCAGGACTATCCGAAGACGCGGCTGATCGGTCCGAACTGTCCCGGGGTCATTACGCCGGGCGTCGCCAAGATCGGGATCATGCCGGGTTACATTTCGAAGCCCGGTCCGGTCGGTCTGATCAGCAAGAGCGGGACGCTGACCTATGAGGCGACCTGGCAGCTGGGGAATCTCGGGCTGGGTCAGTCGACGGCGGTCGGGATCGGCGGGGACCCGATTATCGGCTCGATGTATATCGATCTGCTGGAGATGTTCGAGAAGGATCCGGGGACGGAAGCGATCCTGATGATCGGTGAGATCGGGGGGAACGCGGAGATCCAGGCGGCGGAGTACATCAAGAGTCATGTGAAGAAGCCGGTTGCGGCGTTCATTGCCGGGGCGACGGCTCCTCCGGGGAAGCGGATGGGTCATGCGGGGGCGATCATTTCGGGGGGCAAGGGGACGGCTGCGGAGAAGATGGAGGCTTTGAAGGCGGTGGGCGTGGAGATCGCCAACGGCCCGGCCGACATGGGTGCAGCGATGCAGCGGGCAATCGCCAAGCGGAAGAAGTAG
- the sucC gene encoding ADP-forming succinate--CoA ligase subunit beta, with product MKIHEYQGKELFAKAGVPIPRGIVARTPEEAAAAVTTLGTPVTVVKSQIHAGGRGKGTFKEHPQQRGVVLVKSADEARENAARMLGSTLVTKQTGEEGKKVSTLFVEQGLKIAKELYLGIVIDRETGTPVIIASSEGGTEIEEVAEHTPEKIFREHYDPCLGLMPFQARKIAYALGLDANAVNSAQSFLPKVAKFFVDSDCSMAEINPLIVTEEGQMLALDAKVTFDENALFRHKDLLSYRDLNEEEPTEVQAQTAGLSYVKLDGNIGCLVNGAGLAMSTMDLIKIHGGEPANFLDVGGGANVEQVKEAFRIILADKNVKAVLVNIFGGIMKCDIIVEALLAAYDSVGFHVPLVVRLEGTNVEKARKMLAESGRNIISANDLTDAAKKVVGTLKK from the coding sequence ATGAAGATTCACGAATACCAGGGCAAGGAACTCTTCGCCAAGGCCGGTGTGCCGATTCCCCGGGGAATCGTCGCCCGCACCCCCGAAGAGGCGGCGGCCGCCGTCACGACCCTCGGGACGCCGGTGACGGTCGTCAAGTCGCAGATCCACGCCGGCGGACGCGGCAAGGGGACCTTCAAGGAACACCCGCAGCAGCGGGGGGTCGTCCTGGTGAAGTCGGCCGACGAGGCCCGCGAAAACGCCGCCCGGATGCTCGGCTCGACCCTGGTCACCAAGCAGACCGGCGAAGAGGGCAAGAAGGTCAGCACCCTGTTCGTCGAGCAGGGGCTCAAGATCGCCAAGGAACTCTACCTGGGGATCGTGATCGACCGCGAAACCGGCACGCCGGTCATCATCGCCTCCTCCGAGGGGGGGACGGAGATCGAAGAGGTCGCCGAGCACACCCCGGAGAAGATCTTCCGCGAACACTACGACCCGTGTCTGGGGCTGATGCCGTTCCAGGCCCGCAAGATCGCCTACGCCCTGGGCCTCGACGCCAACGCGGTCAACTCGGCCCAGAGCTTCCTGCCAAAGGTCGCCAAGTTCTTCGTCGACTCCGACTGCAGCATGGCGGAGATCAATCCGCTGATCGTGACCGAAGAGGGTCAGATGCTGGCCCTCGATGCCAAGGTGACGTTCGACGAGAACGCCCTGTTCCGCCACAAGGACCTCCTCAGCTACCGCGACCTCAATGAAGAGGAGCCGACGGAAGTCCAGGCCCAGACGGCGGGCCTCAGCTACGTGAAGCTCGACGGGAACATCGGCTGCCTCGTCAACGGGGCCGGGCTCGCGATGAGCACGATGGACCTCATCAAGATCCATGGCGGCGAGCCGGCGAACTTCCTCGACGTCGGCGGCGGGGCGAACGTCGAGCAGGTCAAAGAAGCGTTCCGGATCATCCTGGCGGACAAGAACGTCAAGGCGGTCCTGGTCAACATCTTCGGCGGGATCATGAAGTGCGACATCATCGTCGAGGCGCTGCTCGCCGCCTACGACAGCGTCGGCTTCCATGTGCCGCTCGTGGTTCGTCTCGAAGGGACGAACGTCGAGAAGGCCCGCAAAATGCTCGCCGAGAGCGGCCGGAACATCATCTCGGCCAACGACCTGACCGACGCCGCCAAGAAGGTCGTCGGGACGCTGAAGAAGTAG
- a CDS encoding alpha/beta hydrolase, translating to MTRLLTLAIVCAVGWTAGPSPAFAQNTSRVETVKSEDGMGIRFTYYPAMKEKGTPQDAPVAILLHGAGGSRIVWDKGSAPTGGKSFPETLQDAGFAVLTVDLRKHGESVPTGGDAKIFPTDYQAMALGDLVAIKAFLKDEHQKKALNMGKIGIVAADMSCPVAAAFAEYDWKATPYDDAPVLANRTPRGQDVRALVFLSPDSTAGRLKTTASVNFLRAKEFNIAFFGIAGATDAQDKGQTKKLYELFKSGSKGEEGAAADRFFISEPKLKDRGTDLLRKAPAAVETPMFNFLVKYVKEVVLPWQDRRSKLER from the coding sequence ATGACGCGGCTTCTGACGTTGGCAATTGTGTGCGCAGTGGGCTGGACGGCCGGCCCTAGCCCGGCGTTCGCGCAGAACACCTCCCGGGTGGAGACCGTCAAGAGTGAAGACGGGATGGGGATCCGCTTCACGTACTATCCCGCGATGAAGGAAAAGGGGACTCCCCAGGACGCGCCGGTCGCGATCCTGCTCCACGGAGCCGGCGGAAGCCGGATCGTCTGGGACAAGGGCTCGGCACCGACCGGCGGCAAGTCGTTTCCGGAGACGCTTCAGGACGCCGGTTTCGCCGTCCTGACGGTCGACCTCCGCAAGCACGGCGAGAGCGTCCCGACCGGCGGCGACGCCAAGATCTTCCCGACCGACTACCAGGCGATGGCGCTCGGCGACCTCGTGGCAATCAAGGCCTTCCTGAAGGACGAGCACCAGAAGAAGGCGCTCAACATGGGGAAGATCGGGATTGTCGCGGCCGACATGTCGTGCCCGGTCGCCGCCGCGTTTGCCGAGTACGACTGGAAGGCGACCCCCTATGACGACGCGCCGGTCCTGGCCAACCGGACGCCGCGGGGTCAGGACGTGCGGGCGCTCGTCTTTCTCTCTCCGGACTCGACGGCCGGCCGCCTGAAGACGACCGCCTCGGTCAACTTCCTCCGCGCCAAGGAATTCAACATTGCCTTCTTCGGGATTGCCGGGGCGACCGACGCCCAGGACAAGGGGCAGACCAAGAAGCTCTACGAGCTCTTCAAGAGCGGGAGCAAGGGAGAAGAAGGGGCGGCGGCCGACCGGTTCTTCATCAGCGAGCCGAAGCTCAAGGACCGCGGCACCGATCTCCTGCGGAAGGCTCCGGCGGCGGTCGAAACCCCGATGTTCAACTTCCTCGTGAAGTACGTGAAAGAGGTCGTGCTCCCGTGGCAGGACCGCCGCAGCAAGCTGGAGCGGTAG
- a CDS encoding polyprenol monophosphomannose synthase, with product MPSLLVTLCTYNERENIERLLPEIFAAAPQAHVLVIDDSSPDGTGQYAQGISEQDPRVHVLHRPVKEGLGAATAAGMQWGIDHGYELLLNMDADFSHPPRYIPDLVAAMDRADVAIASRYVPGGKIVNWGLKRHVMSRTINFYARVILGLSTRDNSGSFRCYRASKLAEIQPSRLRAKGYAIQEELLYRCRKVGCRFVEVPFTFEERRFGTTKISLKEAIDAPLALLKIRLQGYPRLPVRR from the coding sequence ATGCCGTCCCTTCTCGTCACGCTCTGCACCTACAACGAGCGTGAGAACATCGAGCGTCTGCTCCCCGAGATCTTTGCCGCGGCGCCGCAGGCGCACGTTCTCGTCATCGACGACAGTTCTCCGGACGGGACGGGGCAGTACGCCCAGGGGATCTCCGAGCAGGATCCGCGGGTGCATGTTCTCCACCGGCCCGTGAAGGAGGGGCTGGGCGCTGCGACGGCCGCCGGGATGCAGTGGGGGATTGATCACGGGTACGAGCTGCTGCTCAACATGGATGCCGACTTTTCGCATCCGCCGCGGTACATCCCGGACCTCGTGGCCGCGATGGACCGGGCGGATGTCGCGATCGCCTCCCGCTACGTTCCCGGGGGAAAGATCGTGAACTGGGGGCTGAAGCGGCATGTGATGAGCCGCACGATCAACTTCTACGCCCGGGTGATCCTGGGGCTGTCGACGCGGGACAACAGCGGAAGTTTTCGCTGTTACCGGGCGTCCAAGCTGGCGGAGATTCAGCCGAGCCGGCTGCGGGCGAAGGGCTACGCGATTCAGGAAGAGTTGCTCTATCGTTGCCGCAAGGTGGGCTGCCGTTTCGTCGAGGTCCCGTTCACGTTCGAGGAGCGGCGGTTCGGCACGACGAAGATCAGTCTCAAGGAGGCGATCGACGCTCCGCTGGCGCTGCTGAAGATCCGTCTGCAGGGATATCCGCGCCTGCCGGTACGACGTTAA
- a CDS encoding SDR family NAD(P)-dependent oxidoreductase — translation MPAETALITGASSGIGWELAELFARDKSNLVLVARRVDRLEELATRLRQQHGITVEVFAQDLSIPGASDRVLEFTRTKGLEIDVLVNNAGFGTHGYFDEIPVERQVAMLQVNVVALTHLSRLYAPGMIARRRGHILNIGSTASFQPGPNLSTYYASKAYVLSFTHGLAEELSGTGVTATCLCPGPTETGFGEDSGMKNTLIFRMNLMGVKAVAATGYRAMRTGRGQVVPGLMNKVGAYFGSITPRWIVRKVTRQLQTLPPRSGR, via the coding sequence ATGCCCGCGGAAACTGCCCTCATCACCGGAGCCTCGTCAGGCATTGGCTGGGAACTGGCCGAACTCTTCGCCCGCGACAAATCCAACCTCGTCCTCGTCGCCCGCCGCGTCGACCGGCTCGAAGAACTCGCCACCCGTCTCCGACAACAGCACGGCATCACAGTCGAAGTCTTCGCCCAGGACCTGAGCATCCCGGGAGCCTCCGACCGCGTCCTCGAGTTCACTCGGACCAAAGGCCTCGAGATCGATGTCCTCGTCAACAATGCCGGCTTCGGCACGCACGGGTACTTCGACGAAATCCCCGTCGAGCGGCAAGTGGCGATGCTCCAGGTCAACGTCGTCGCCTTGACGCACCTCTCCCGGCTCTACGCCCCAGGAATGATCGCGCGCCGCCGCGGCCACATCCTCAACATCGGCTCGACCGCCAGCTTTCAGCCCGGCCCAAACCTCAGCACCTACTACGCCAGCAAGGCCTACGTCCTCTCGTTCACGCACGGACTGGCCGAGGAACTCAGCGGAACCGGCGTGACCGCCACCTGCCTCTGTCCCGGCCCGACCGAGACCGGCTTCGGCGAAGACTCCGGAATGAAGAACACGCTGATCTTCCGCATGAACCTCATGGGAGTGAAGGCGGTCGCCGCCACCGGCTACCGCGCCATGCGGACGGGCCGCGGACAGGTCGTCCCCGGCCTCATGAACAAGGTCGGGGCGTACTTCGGCTCGATCACTCCCCGCTGGATCGTGCGGAAGGTGACCCGCCAGCTCCAGACGCTCCCGCCGCGGAGCGGCCGCTGA
- a CDS encoding methyltransferase, translating to MKPRRPAKSANPRPGASRPGKPRRSPPPTPAPSAERSYGPADDADEDFDDFEVREEDLYSLGVLRTPRSEQHLIDFWKPQPLASALCCTVGRAQFAAHLAQANPESRVVCNVLDLYAAEESRDYHRASAPNLEVTCETDLPAGEFDLTAVPITRNGEAELNREWLQQAHMRLKVGGTLLASSDNYKDTWLRDQLQLLFKHVERHSRRGGVVYEARKTAQLKRERDFESDFAFRDQGRLVKAISRPGVFSHRKLDLGARALLEVMEVREGDRFLDIGCGSGAVGLAAALRQPGVEVEGIDSNCRAIAALRKGAELNGLTTVTARLEAAGKIDSPASFDVAVGNPPYYSQYKIANLFVMAAHAALKPGGRVYMVSKQADWFLARMSQLFQGVEAVPAREYMVVRGTKAK from the coding sequence ATGAAGCCCCGCCGACCTGCCAAATCCGCCAATCCACGCCCCGGAGCGTCTCGTCCGGGCAAGCCTCGCCGCTCTCCGCCGCCCACCCCCGCTCCATCGGCGGAACGGTCCTACGGACCGGCCGACGACGCGGATGAGGACTTCGACGACTTCGAGGTCCGCGAAGAAGACCTCTACAGCCTGGGTGTGCTCCGGACACCCCGCTCCGAGCAGCACCTGATCGACTTCTGGAAGCCGCAGCCCCTCGCCTCCGCCCTCTGCTGCACCGTCGGTCGCGCCCAGTTCGCGGCCCACCTCGCCCAAGCCAACCCGGAATCCCGCGTCGTCTGCAACGTCCTCGACCTCTATGCCGCCGAAGAGTCCCGCGACTACCACCGGGCCTCGGCCCCGAACCTTGAGGTCACCTGCGAAACGGACCTTCCGGCCGGAGAGTTCGACCTGACCGCCGTTCCCATCACCCGTAACGGCGAGGCGGAACTGAACCGCGAGTGGCTCCAGCAGGCCCACATGCGGCTCAAGGTCGGCGGGACGCTCCTCGCCAGCAGCGACAACTACAAGGACACATGGCTGCGCGACCAGCTGCAACTCCTCTTCAAGCACGTCGAACGGCATTCCCGCCGCGGCGGAGTCGTCTACGAGGCCCGCAAGACCGCCCAGCTCAAGCGGGAACGGGACTTCGAGTCCGACTTCGCCTTCCGCGACCAGGGACGCCTCGTCAAAGCGATCAGCCGCCCCGGTGTCTTCAGCCACCGCAAGCTCGACCTGGGAGCGCGGGCGCTCCTGGAAGTCATGGAAGTCCGCGAAGGGGACCGGTTCCTCGACATCGGCTGCGGCTCCGGCGCAGTCGGGCTGGCGGCCGCCCTGCGGCAGCCAGGCGTCGAGGTCGAAGGGATCGACTCGAACTGCCGGGCGATCGCGGCCCTTCGCAAGGGGGCGGAACTCAACGGCCTGACGACAGTCACCGCGCGGCTGGAGGCGGCGGGAAAGATCGACAGCCCCGCGAGCTTCGACGTGGCGGTCGGGAACCCGCCGTACTATTCGCAGTACAAGATCGCCAATCTGTTCGTCATGGCGGCCCACGCGGCACTCAAGCCGGGCGGGCGGGTCTACATGGTCTCGAAGCAGGCGGACTGGTTCCTGGCCCGGATGTCGCAACTGTTCCAGGGCGTCGAAGCGGTCCCGGCGCGGGAATACATGGTGGTGCGGGGGACGAAGGCGAAGTGA
- a CDS encoding PP2C family protein-serine/threonine phosphatase encodes MRTLVLWDDAEQIELLQMYLNVDEGVVSTTLDPEAFLAAVRSEDPWDVILMTTTHPDPDHAFRLFQEVEEQRPGTPIVGACHSEGVYRIAQFLTAGLRSYVIRDVQGDYLFLLHAMLEGAVRQVSAEREKQISQQLRREIESVRKLQESIIPQSISSPDGYQITARYESSQIRVFGGQPVTLAGGDYYDAFSLTGDNIVVLVGDASGHGMKACMSIMTMHTLIRMIRENDFRDPARFVTLVNRQIFNQRIVNEDGGFITLLYGVLDIATHTFKWCSAGHPVPLLQDLETGAVTAVGTEEDPGLPLGIMDEVEYETRTLTLPSHCRLALFSDGLIEAFGDSATNQFGNHGVSGSMTRTRSRPLDECLECLFHDSNAFTKGIGRHDDTSILLVQRDAR; translated from the coding sequence ATGCGAACCCTGGTGTTGTGGGATGACGCGGAGCAGATCGAACTGCTCCAGATGTACCTGAACGTCGATGAGGGAGTCGTCTCGACGACGCTCGATCCGGAGGCCTTCCTCGCCGCCGTCCGTTCCGAAGATCCGTGGGACGTCATCCTGATGACGACCACGCATCCCGATCCCGACCACGCCTTCCGGCTGTTCCAGGAGGTCGAAGAGCAGCGGCCGGGGACGCCGATCGTCGGGGCCTGCCACTCCGAGGGGGTCTACCGCATCGCTCAGTTCCTGACGGCGGGGCTGCGGTCCTACGTCATCCGCGATGTCCAGGGGGACTACCTGTTCCTGCTCCACGCCATGCTGGAAGGGGCGGTCCGACAGGTCTCAGCCGAGCGGGAGAAGCAGATCTCGCAGCAGCTCCGGCGGGAAATCGAATCGGTCCGCAAGCTCCAGGAATCGATCATCCCGCAGTCGATCAGCAGTCCGGACGGCTATCAGATCACCGCGCGGTACGAGTCGTCCCAGATTCGCGTCTTCGGCGGGCAGCCGGTGACGCTGGCCGGGGGGGACTACTACGACGCGTTCTCGCTCACCGGGGACAACATCGTCGTTCTGGTGGGGGACGCATCGGGCCACGGGATGAAGGCGTGCATGTCGATCATGACGATGCACACCCTGATCCGGATGATCCGCGAGAACGACTTCCGCGATCCGGCCCGGTTCGTGACGCTCGTCAACCGCCAGATCTTCAACCAGCGGATCGTCAACGAGGACGGCGGGTTCATCACGCTGCTGTACGGCGTGCTGGACATTGCGACCCACACGTTCAAGTGGTGTTCGGCGGGTCACCCGGTCCCGCTTCTGCAGGACCTGGAGACGGGCGCGGTCACGGCGGTCGGGACCGAGGAAGATCCCGGACTGCCGCTGGGGATCATGGACGAGGTCGAGTACGAGACCCGGACGCTCACCTTGCCGTCGCATTGCCGGCTGGCTCTGTTCTCGGACGGCCTGATCGAAGCCTTTGGTGACAGTGCGACGAATCAGTTCGGCAACCATGGCGTCTCGGGCTCGATGACGCGCACGCGCTCCCGGCCGCTCGACGAGTGCCTGGAGTGCCTGTTCCACGACTCCAATGCTTTCACGAAGGGGATTGGCCGTCACGACGACACGTCGATTCTGCTGGTGCAGCGTGACGCGCGGTAG
- a CDS encoding ThuA domain-containing protein, whose translation MPGRRAWLLSLLGWTVLSAGLAQADQEWVVYEGKEGPGKGKHIVLVSGDDEYRSEETLPQLGKMLATHHGFKCTVLFPVDPATGEIKPDYQKNIPGLEALDTADLMILCTRFRNLPDAQMKHFVDYVESGKPIVALRTSTHAFNLDGQSSYQDYSWNKPDGGFGRRVLGETWVAHHGVHGKESTRGIAAPGEENHPIVRGIKAGEIWGPTDVYTVKLPLPGDSKPIVLGQVLVGMKADDAPLEGAKNDPMMPVAWTKSYTGKSGKASRIFTTTMGAATDFENTGVRRMLVNATYWALGMEDQITDRLNIDLVGEFKPTKFGFGGFVKGVKPADHR comes from the coding sequence ATGCCGGGTCGTCGCGCGTGGTTGTTGAGTCTGCTGGGATGGACCGTCCTGAGCGCCGGTCTCGCCCAGGCCGACCAGGAATGGGTCGTCTACGAAGGGAAAGAAGGCCCCGGAAAAGGAAAACACATCGTCCTCGTCAGCGGCGACGACGAATACCGCTCGGAGGAAACCCTCCCCCAGCTCGGCAAAATGCTGGCGACGCACCACGGCTTCAAGTGCACGGTGCTGTTCCCGGTCGACCCCGCGACCGGCGAGATCAAACCGGACTACCAGAAGAACATTCCGGGACTCGAGGCGCTCGACACCGCCGACCTGATGATCCTCTGCACGCGGTTCCGCAACCTGCCCGACGCGCAGATGAAACACTTCGTCGACTACGTTGAGTCCGGCAAGCCGATCGTCGCCCTGCGGACCTCCACGCACGCCTTCAACCTCGACGGCCAGTCGAGCTATCAGGACTACAGCTGGAACAAGCCCGACGGCGGGTTCGGCCGCCGCGTCCTCGGTGAAACTTGGGTCGCCCACCACGGCGTCCACGGCAAGGAAAGCACTCGGGGTATCGCGGCTCCGGGAGAAGAAAACCATCCCATCGTCCGCGGCATCAAGGCGGGAGAGATCTGGGGGCCGACCGACGTCTACACCGTCAAGCTCCCCCTGCCGGGAGACTCGAAGCCGATCGTCCTGGGACAGGTCCTCGTCGGCATGAAGGCGGACGACGCTCCGCTCGAAGGGGCTAAGAACGATCCGATGATGCCGGTCGCCTGGACTAAGTCCTACACCGGCAAGTCCGGCAAGGCCTCGCGGATCTTCACGACCACCATGGGAGCTGCGACCGACTTCGAGAACACCGGTGTCCGCCGGATGCTGGTCAACGCGACCTACTGGGCCCTCGGAATGGAGGACCAGATCACGGACCGCCTCAACATCGACCTCGTCGGCGAGTTCAAGCCGACGAAGTTCGGCTTCGGTGGCTTCGTCAAGGGCGTCAAACCGGCCGACCACCGGTAG
- a CDS encoding acylphosphatase, which translates to MNFPRFNPVAMIVEPPAYLPDSTSPMPTSPRLTRRIFYSGRVQGVGFRATVQGLARHIPGVAGYVRNLHDGRVELVAQGCEEDVETLLDDIAHRLQRNIQSVDVTDGVAVGELNGFEIWPTA; encoded by the coding sequence GTGAACTTTCCTCGCTTCAACCCGGTCGCGATGATCGTGGAACCTCCCGCCTACCTCCCTGACTCCACGTCCCCCATGCCCACCTCCCCCCGCCTCACCCGCCGCATCTTCTACTCCGGCCGCGTCCAAGGCGTCGGCTTCCGAGCCACCGTCCAAGGCCTCGCCCGCCACATCCCCGGCGTCGCTGGCTACGTCCGCAACCTCCACGACGGCCGCGTCGAACTCGTCGCCCAAGGCTGCGAAGAAGACGTCGAAACCCTCCTCGATGACATCGCCCACCGCCTCCAGCGAAACATCCAGTCCGTCGACGTCACCGACGGAGTCGCCGTCGGTGAACTGAACGGCTTCGAAATCTGGCCCACCGCATAA